Proteins from a single region of Lachnospiraceae bacterium:
- a CDS encoding Gx transporter family protein: MKQTQRIAQYGILIALAMILSYVEAQIPAFFAVPGMKLGLTNIVVLLALYQLGIKSALLINGIRILLVALLFGNGMSLAYSLAGGLLSGLIMILLKKTERFHMITVSIAGGISHNVGQILAAMALLQTKSLAWYLIFLWFAGLVSGSLIGIIGEELCKRIHLGKR; the protein is encoded by the coding sequence ATGAAACAGACACAGAGAATTGCGCAGTACGGAATCCTGATTGCCCTCGCAATGATTTTAAGCTATGTCGAAGCGCAGATTCCAGCATTTTTCGCTGTGCCCGGGATGAAGCTGGGGCTTACCAACATCGTAGTGCTGCTGGCGCTTTATCAGCTGGGAATCAAGAGCGCTTTGCTGATCAATGGAATACGGATTCTTTTAGTTGCGCTTCTATTTGGAAACGGCATGAGTCTGGCGTATAGCCTTGCCGGAGGCCTCTTGAGCGGCCTGATCATGATCCTGCTAAAAAAAACAGAGCGTTTTCACATGATCACCGTGAGCATAGCAGGCGGCATTTCGCACAATGTCGGACAGATTTTAGCCGCAATGGCGCTGCTGCAAACGAAATCGCTCGCATGGTATCTGATTTTTCTTTGGTTTGCAGGTCTTGTAAGCGGCAGCCTAATTGGAATTATAGGAGAAGAGCTGTGTAAACGAATCCATTTGGGTAAGAGATGA
- a CDS encoding zinc carboxypeptidase yields the protein MISQQLIDRVIAKVPDYQTFMTVDEMDASSHRLAEAHPDVVEIFELTKSRAGHPLYCLKIGNGSQNAICYGCPHPNEPIGAMMLEAFSAILAEDAELREALDYTWYIIKSWDVDGTQLNEPWFKGPFSLKNYVRHFFRPAPTAQVDWTFPIDYKNLHFHDSIPETKAVQELIDQLHPSFLYSLHNSAFGGVYWYLTEAFDENFYDALRAVAAKHGMPIDLGEPEAPYIQRFSPAVYRNISMGDTYDYYESYGAEHPEEMCGCGTCSADYGKAACGAFTLLTELPYFFNPAICDLSASDISRRDANLYALDYRKAMKAFAQETLVNSWSYIDPANPFKFAVEGFNSIDDDSATRKMLSENPEYQKPATVAEKFSNIDLQPFFSCLTLALYTRAHESELAHMEETGEVNPAKKEALTKAFSLFEAKLNEQAALAEEKLSYEVVPIRKLISIQLEAGLLTASKVHPAAK from the coding sequence ATGATTTCACAACAACTGATCGATCGTGTGATCGCAAAGGTGCCTGATTATCAGACCTTTATGACCGTAGATGAAATGGATGCCAGCAGCCATCGGCTGGCTGAGGCGCATCCGGATGTGGTCGAGATCTTTGAACTGACCAAGAGCCGCGCCGGACATCCTCTGTACTGTCTCAAGATCGGAAACGGCTCACAGAATGCGATTTGCTACGGCTGTCCGCATCCCAATGAACCCATCGGTGCCATGATGCTGGAGGCCTTTTCTGCCATTTTGGCGGAGGATGCCGAGCTGCGCGAGGCGCTGGACTATACATGGTATATCATCAAGTCCTGGGATGTAGACGGCACCCAGCTCAACGAGCCTTGGTTCAAGGGGCCGTTCAGCCTCAAAAATTATGTACGTCACTTTTTCCGTCCCGCGCCCACGGCGCAAGTGGACTGGACTTTCCCGATCGACTACAAAAATTTGCATTTCCATGACAGCATTCCGGAGACCAAGGCTGTGCAAGAGCTGATTGATCAGCTACATCCCTCCTTCTTATACTCTCTGCATAATTCTGCTTTTGGCGGTGTGTACTGGTATTTAACGGAAGCTTTTGACGAGAATTTTTATGATGCGCTGCGCGCAGTGGCCGCTAAGCATGGTATGCCCATCGATTTAGGCGAGCCGGAGGCTCCCTATATTCAGCGCTTTAGCCCGGCTGTATATCGCAACATCAGCATGGGGGATACCTATGATTATTATGAATCCTATGGTGCTGAGCATCCTGAGGAAATGTGCGGCTGCGGCACCTGCAGCGCTGATTATGGCAAGGCCGCCTGCGGCGCCTTTACCCTGCTCACAGAGCTGCCGTACTTCTTTAATCCGGCCATCTGCGACCTGTCTGCTTCTGACATCAGCCGCCGCGATGCCAATCTCTATGCGCTCGATTATCGCAAGGCCATGAAGGCCTTTGCCCAAGAGACGCTAGTGAATTCCTGGAGCTATATCGATCCTGCTAATCCTTTCAAATTTGCTGTTGAGGGCTTTAACAGTATTGATGATGATTCTGCTACCCGCAAGATGCTGAGTGAAAATCCTGAATATCAAAAACCGGCCACTGTGGCTGAGAAATTTTCCAATATTGATCTCCAGCCCTTCTTCTCCTGCCTGACACTGGCTTTGTATACCCGCGCTCATGAAAGCGAGCTGGCACATATGGAAGAAACAGGGGAAGTCAATCCTGCCAAAAAAGAGGCCCTCACCAAAGCTTTTTCCCTGTTTGAGGCTAAGCTAAACGAACAGGCTGCTCTGGCAGAGGAAAAGCTGTCTTATGAGGTCGTTCCGATTCGCAAGCTCATTTCGATTCAGCTGGAAGCGGGACTGCTGACTGCCTCTAAGGTGCACCCCGCAGCAAAATAA
- a CDS encoding response regulator transcription factor yields the protein MKLVIVDDDPFVCLSLQTILSAQEDITVAATGADGNEAIDLYHTQKPDILLMDIQMQPLGGLAAAEAILQEDPAARILFLTTFSDDEYLREALRIGAKGYLIKQETESIAPALRAVMNGQSVFGGQIAQKLSHLAPPVPSDPPLSLREMQVLHEVAQGRNNREIAQALYLSEGTVRNYISIILDKLGVRDRTQLVVYYYQNLARKDMKS from the coding sequence ATGAAGCTTGTTATCGTTGACGATGATCCCTTTGTCTGCCTGTCGCTGCAAACCATTCTATCTGCTCAGGAGGACATTACCGTAGCCGCTACCGGCGCCGATGGAAATGAAGCGATCGACTTGTATCATACTCAAAAACCTGATATACTGCTGATGGATATTCAGATGCAGCCGCTTGGCGGCCTTGCCGCCGCAGAAGCGATTTTGCAGGAGGATCCGGCAGCACGGATTCTGTTTTTGACGACCTTTTCTGATGATGAATATCTGCGCGAAGCGCTGCGCATTGGCGCCAAAGGATATCTGATCAAGCAAGAAACAGAATCTATCGCGCCTGCACTGCGGGCAGTGATGAATGGGCAGAGCGTGTTCGGCGGTCAAATTGCGCAGAAGCTTTCTCATCTGGCACCGCCGGTTCCCTCGGATCCGCCTTTGAGCCTGCGGGAGATGCAGGTGCTGCATGAGGTGGCACAGGGGCGCAACAACCGGGAAATTGCGCAGGCACTGTACCTGAGCGAAGGGACTGTGCGCAATTATATTAGTATAATATTGGATAAGCTTGGTGTGCGCGACCGTACACAGCTTGTCGTTTATTATTATCAAAACCTAGCAAGAAAGGATATGAAATCATGA
- a CDS encoding two-component sensor histidine kinase, which yields MFQDDSRQQARLLKQKNQLLSETQAYQVQLATLGERNRIAREIHDHVGHLLTRSLLQIRALEVTSPQMKEPLEAVSTTLASAMDNIRSSVHDLHDQSLSLSLAIQALIDAFTFCPVTLRYEASVQNPALHHCFLSIIKEALSNIARHSNASHAYISVIEHPSLYQLIIEDNGTTASSSSSKGMGLYSIQERVDALQGILHITTNQGFRLFISIPKKTI from the coding sequence ATGTTTCAAGATGACAGCCGGCAGCAGGCCCGTCTGCTGAAGCAGAAAAACCAGCTTCTTTCTGAAACGCAGGCCTATCAGGTGCAGCTCGCTACGCTTGGTGAGCGCAACCGAATTGCCAGAGAAATCCATGATCATGTCGGACACCTGTTAACCCGCTCGCTGCTGCAGATTCGTGCGCTGGAGGTCACCTCTCCTCAAATGAAGGAGCCGCTGGAAGCGGTCAGCACTACGCTTGCTTCCGCCATGGACAACATCCGCTCCAGCGTACATGACTTGCACGACCAATCCCTTTCGCTTTCTCTTGCCATCCAGGCGCTTATCGATGCTTTCACCTTTTGTCCCGTCACGCTTCGCTATGAAGCCTCTGTGCAAAACCCGGCGCTGCATCACTGCTTCTTATCCATTATCAAAGAAGCCCTTTCCAATATCGCGCGCCACAGCAATGCATCCCACGCCTATATTTCTGTCATCGAGCACCCCTCATTGTATCAGCTGATTATCGAGGATAATGGCACTACTGCTTCTTCCTCTTCTTCAAAGGGCATGGGGCTCTATAGCATTCAGGAGCGCGTAGATGCACTGCAGGGAATTCTTCATATCACAACCAACCAGGGATTTCGCCTGTTTATATCCATTCCCAAAAAGACTATCTAA
- a CDS encoding ABC transporter ATP-binding protein, giving the protein MEGNMIEVKNLVKRYGDLLALDHFNLSVQDGEIFGLLGPNGSGKSTAINCMLGLLRYEQGEVRLFGEPMTPTSYESKRKIGVVMQNVAVFEELSVQENIEYFCSLYVKDRQRCKQLAQEAMEFVGIEEFYKMRPKKLSGGLLRRLNIACGIAHKPSLIFMDEPTVAVDPQSRNNILEGIQRLCREGATVVYTTHYMEEAEQLCSRIMIMDKGREVATGTKEELKAMIRAGEKIKLEIYALPVPVLEQIRRLPEVKSAAYQEGELTMESSSAHVLVSVLDLLRQAGLVPGRIFSEPPTLNDVFLEMTGKQLRD; this is encoded by the coding sequence ATGGAGGGTAACATGATTGAAGTGAAAAATCTGGTGAAGCGATACGGCGATCTGCTGGCGCTGGACCATTTTAATTTATCGGTGCAGGATGGCGAGATTTTTGGCCTGCTTGGGCCTAATGGCAGCGGCAAATCAACAGCGATTAACTGCATGTTGGGGCTGCTTCGCTATGAACAGGGCGAGGTGCGTCTGTTTGGCGAGCCGATGACACCGACGAGCTATGAAAGCAAGCGCAAGATCGGCGTGGTGATGCAGAATGTGGCAGTTTTTGAGGAGCTGAGCGTGCAGGAAAATATCGAATATTTTTGCAGTCTGTATGTGAAGGACCGTCAGCGCTGCAAGCAGCTGGCGCAGGAGGCCATGGAATTTGTGGGTATTGAGGAGTTTTATAAAATGCGGCCTAAAAAACTGAGCGGAGGGCTGCTGCGACGGCTGAATATCGCCTGCGGAATTGCCCATAAGCCCAGTCTGATTTTTATGGATGAGCCGACAGTTGCGGTGGATCCGCAGAGCCGCAATAACATACTGGAGGGGATCCAGCGGCTTTGCCGCGAGGGCGCGACGGTAGTCTATACGACGCATTATATGGAAGAGGCGGAGCAGCTTTGTTCGCGCATTATGATTATGGATAAAGGACGCGAGGTAGCTACCGGCACAAAGGAAGAGCTGAAGGCGATGATCCGCGCCGGGGAGAAGATTAAGCTGGAGATATATGCCCTGCCGGTGCCGGTTCTGGAGCAGATCCGCCGGCTGCCGGAGGTAAAATCAGCCGCCTATCAGGAGGGAGAACTGACAATGGAAAGCAGCAGCGCCCATGTGCTCGTGAGCGTGCTGGATCTGCTGCGGCAGGCCGGTCTTGTACCAGGGCGGATCTTTTCGGAGCCGCCGACGCTGAACGATGTATTTTTGGAAATGACCGGTAAACAGCTGAGAGATTAG
- a CDS encoding ABC transporter permease has translation MTFGKMMQHSIKISLRNREVLTWTLIFPLLMSTLFYFAFSSLDEANQLEAVPVAIVENAEYRNSSLEQMLREISEGEEPLLALQSCESAEEAAGRLEEGEIAGYIDLEDQTPRLTVKEEGMNQTILRQVLTQYQQMWHSISGLTPQQAAAVMEAQQGEQESMLERVSLTHNPPSDMVGYFYSLLAMVCLFGMYQGIISVYNLQANQSALGIRRCIAPESYIKVMLAEILSGSLLHILVVWIALAYMVLVLKINFGGRVLLAMAGCAAGSLTGVSLGVFVGSFPKMNVQMKIGASTVVSLFLCFCSGMMVGGINYWIQEYIPIFAWLNPAMRLVDAMHSLYYFDTIEPFLLNTAILLLFSVVFFALSALRLRRYQYESV, from the coding sequence ATGACATTTGGTAAAATGATGCAGCACAGCATAAAAATATCGCTGCGCAACCGGGAAGTATTAACGTGGACGCTGATTTTTCCGCTTTTGATGTCTACTTTGTTTTATTTTGCCTTTAGCTCTCTGGATGAAGCCAATCAGCTGGAGGCAGTTCCGGTGGCCATTGTGGAAAATGCAGAGTACCGAAATAGCAGTCTGGAGCAAATGCTGCGGGAGATTTCAGAAGGAGAGGAACCGCTGCTCGCTCTGCAAAGCTGTGAATCGGCGGAGGAAGCGGCGGGCCGTCTGGAGGAGGGCGAGATAGCCGGCTATATTGATTTGGAGGACCAAACGCCGAGGCTCACTGTGAAGGAAGAGGGAATGAATCAGACTATCCTGCGGCAGGTGCTCACGCAATATCAGCAGATGTGGCACAGCATAAGCGGGCTTACGCCTCAGCAGGCCGCTGCCGTGATGGAGGCGCAGCAGGGAGAGCAAGAGTCCATGCTGGAAAGGGTCAGCTTAACGCATAACCCTCCTTCGGATATGGTGGGATATTTTTACAGCCTCTTGGCGATGGTTTGTTTATTTGGCATGTATCAGGGCATTATCAGCGTATATAATCTGCAGGCCAATCAGTCGGCTCTGGGAATTCGTCGGTGCATTGCGCCAGAGTCCTATATTAAAGTTATGCTGGCTGAAATCCTGAGCGGCTCCCTGCTGCATATTCTAGTGGTCTGGATTGCGCTTGCCTACATGGTGCTAGTGCTTAAAATCAATTTTGGCGGCCGGGTTTTGCTGGCAATGGCCGGATGCGCGGCCGGCAGCCTGACGGGAGTCAGTTTAGGCGTCTTTGTAGGCTCCTTTCCAAAGATGAATGTACAGATGAAAATCGGAGCCTCCACAGTGGTATCACTGTTTCTGTGCTTTTGCTCCGGCATGATGGTAGGGGGCATCAACTACTGGATTCAGGAATATATTCCAATATTTGCATGGCTCAATCCAGCCATGCGGCTCGTGGATGCGATGCACAGCCTGTACTATTTTGATACCATAGAGCCGTTCCTGCTTAACACGGCCATTCTGCTCCTTTTTTCTGTAGTCTTTTTCGCATTGTCAGCGCTTCGCCTGCGGAGGTACCAATATGAAAGTGTTTAA
- a CDS encoding ABC transporter permease, with amino-acid sequence MKVFKTCLLIARRCLGILIAFCGIFISISVFSSKMQGETMEKIFQGEAVPYSIINRDQDSAVVQGLQTYLSTQAEQIEIEDEVLSLQDALFYAEVDYIIIVPQGFSDAFPEKKLEIVSRPDAMETYLMDQLLDNYFMHLKLQLQITAEPEEAVANALESLSQSAQVEKQQFGNQQETTEGYQVYFRMVGYALIVLVFQFISSVQLVFGRREIRMRHDSAPISKRRMLCEIGAYGVLVSFAISLILMGIGYGMNAAYFNAGGFQKIGLVYLNELAFMLVAIALSVLCSQFTRNQTVQSVISNFVALSLSFLGGLFVPMELLSESLQNIGRLMPTYWYVHTFDQINQLGHYTAASLQPVWQGMLLQMAYAVAFFCVTLAVVKYKRME; translated from the coding sequence ATGAAAGTGTTTAAAACTTGTTTATTGATCGCCCGGCGCTGTCTGGGCATCCTGATTGCATTCTGCGGAATTTTCATCTCAATCAGCGTGTTCAGCAGCAAAATGCAGGGTGAAACCATGGAAAAAATATTTCAGGGCGAAGCCGTGCCGTATAGCATTATCAACCGAGATCAGGACTCCGCTGTGGTGCAGGGACTGCAGACATATCTGAGCACTCAGGCCGAGCAAATCGAGATCGAAGATGAGGTGCTCAGCCTGCAGGACGCACTGTTTTATGCAGAGGTCGACTATATCATCATCGTGCCACAGGGCTTCAGCGATGCCTTCCCGGAGAAAAAGCTGGAGATTGTCAGCCGGCCGGACGCGATGGAAACCTATCTGATGGATCAGCTGCTGGATAATTATTTCATGCATCTAAAGCTGCAGCTGCAAATCACGGCAGAGCCGGAAGAGGCTGTCGCAAATGCCTTAGAGAGCCTGAGCCAGAGCGCCCAAGTAGAGAAGCAGCAGTTCGGCAATCAGCAGGAGACGACGGAGGGCTATCAGGTGTATTTCCGTATGGTCGGATATGCGCTGATCGTATTGGTCTTTCAGTTTATCAGCTCGGTACAGCTGGTTTTTGGCCGCCGCGAAATCCGCATGCGCCACGACAGCGCACCGATCAGCAAGCGCAGAATGCTCTGCGAGATTGGGGCATACGGTGTGTTAGTCAGCTTTGCCATCAGTCTTATTCTGATGGGAATTGGCTATGGGATGAATGCAGCCTATTTCAATGCCGGAGGCTTTCAAAAAATCGGCTTGGTGTATCTGAATGAACTGGCCTTTATGCTAGTTGCGATTGCGCTCTCCGTGCTGTGCAGCCAGTTCACGCGCAATCAGACGGTGCAAAGCGTCATCAGCAACTTTGTAGCGCTCTCGCTCAGCTTTCTGGGTGGTCTTTTTGTACCAATGGAGCTGCTCAGCGAGTCATTGCAGAACATAGGGCGGCTCATGCCTACGTATTGGTATGTGCATACCTTCGATCAGATTAACCAGCTGGGGCATTATACTGCGGCTTCGCTGCAGCCGGTTTGGCAGGGAATGCTGCTGCAGATGGCCTATGCTGTCGCCTTTTTCTGTGTGACACTGGCAGTGGTGAAATATAAAAGGATGGAGTAA
- a CDS encoding DUF1848 domain-containing protein produces MIISASRRTDIPSYHGRWLMNRLHAGYALTRNPMNLRQIQRVCLSPQSVDCIVFWTKNAAPFLPYLDEIEAMGYAYYFQHTLTPYGADLEPGLPPKEELLEQVAALGSRIGRQRLVWRYDPIILTSRYDMPFHLNAFERYCRALSPYTDEVVISFFDLYKRLQKSGLHEAAPEEIRLLAPQLGQIAASYHLRIRACSEAMDLSSYGIERGSCIDLQRISRITHTAPRAQKDAGQRPHCGCSKSVDIGAYNTCLNGCHYCYANYSKASIDRNLSQCDPDSPFLLGQLKPGEHI; encoded by the coding sequence ATGATCATATCCGCTTCCCGCCGCACCGACATTCCCAGCTACCACGGTAGGTGGCTGATGAATCGACTGCATGCCGGCTATGCGCTCACGCGCAATCCCATGAATCTCCGCCAGATCCAGCGCGTATGCCTCTCGCCGCAGTCGGTTGACTGCATCGTATTCTGGACCAAAAACGCGGCTCCTTTTCTTCCCTATTTAGATGAAATCGAAGCCATGGGCTATGCGTATTATTTTCAGCATACACTCACCCCTTATGGTGCTGATCTGGAGCCCGGACTCCCTCCCAAGGAAGAGCTGCTGGAACAGGTTGCTGCCCTTGGCAGCCGTATCGGGCGCCAGCGCCTTGTCTGGCGCTATGATCCCATCATTCTCACATCGCGCTACGATATGCCGTTTCATCTAAATGCATTTGAAAGATACTGCCGGGCCCTAAGCCCCTATACCGACGAAGTCGTGATCAGCTTTTTCGATCTGTATAAGCGCCTGCAAAAAAGCGGCCTGCATGAGGCCGCTCCCGAGGAGATCCGCCTTCTCGCTCCGCAGCTTGGTCAGATCGCCGCTTCTTATCATCTGCGCATCCGCGCCTGCAGCGAAGCCATGGATTTGTCTTCCTATGGGATCGAACGCGGCAGCTGCATCGATCTGCAGCGCATCAGCCGTATTACGCACACTGCGCCGCGGGCGCAAAAAGACGCCGGTCAGCGCCCTCACTGCGGCTGCAGCAAGAGCGTCGATATCGGCGCCTATAATACCTGTTTAAATGGATGCCACTACTGCTATGCCAATTACAGCAAGGCTTCTATTGACCGCAATCTCTCGCAGTGCGATCCTGACAGTCCCTTTTTACTCGGGCAGCTTAAGCCCGGCGAGCATATATAA
- a CDS encoding helix-turn-helix domain-containing protein, with protein sequence MTELADRIKTAIERAELSYAALAQLTQIPKSALQRYATGETAKVPLERIQKIAEATGVSTSFLLGWPDQASSSHSEAALWQHPDILPIEVQRIPILGDIACGSPIIMNEEYENYVQAGANIHADFALRARGDSMIGARIKDGDLVFIHKQDMVENGEIAAVIIEEEITLKRFYYYPEQKKLVLMPENPAYEPFLYVGGELSEIRILGKAIAFQSDII encoded by the coding sequence ATGACCGAATTAGCAGACCGCATCAAAACCGCCATCGAACGCGCAGAGCTTTCCTATGCTGCCTTAGCGCAGCTTACGCAGATTCCCAAGTCTGCTCTGCAGCGCTATGCCACCGGCGAAACCGCCAAAGTTCCTTTAGAACGCATTCAAAAAATTGCAGAAGCCACTGGCGTCAGCACCAGCTTTTTACTTGGCTGGCCGGATCAGGCTTCCTCGTCTCATTCAGAAGCCGCCTTATGGCAGCATCCCGATATATTGCCGATTGAGGTTCAGAGAATCCCAATTCTGGGCGACATCGCCTGCGGCTCTCCCATCATCATGAATGAAGAATATGAAAACTACGTCCAAGCCGGCGCCAACATCCATGCTGATTTTGCGCTGCGCGCCCGCGGCGACAGCATGATCGGCGCCCGCATCAAGGATGGGGACCTTGTTTTCATCCACAAGCAGGATATGGTTGAAAACGGCGAGATTGCCGCCGTGATCATTGAAGAGGAGATCACCCTCAAACGCTTTTATTATTATCCTGAACAGAAAAAGCTGGTGCTGATGCCGGAGAATCCTGCCTATGAGCCCTTTTTATATGTAGGAGGAGAACTCAGCGAAATCCGCATATTAGGAAAGGCCATCGCCTTTCAGAGCGATATCATCTAA